In Thioalkalivibrio paradoxus ARh 1, the following are encoded in one genomic region:
- a CDS encoding L,D-transpeptidase family protein, with protein sequence MLAPLVALLPAVATAVDPGAQHTADRIRAALVATPAAMGCTMPADSGARWRELDALTRFYGERGYRPFWSTGDRLDQLLQALDGLVDDGLDPRAYGAAAIRERRADEQRSVQDAACLDLLATHAYLSAFFDLALGNLDPVHVEPLWRAPGMQRPRPDCERLIDIAVSTPDDVAAGLARARPAAHEYHLLRKAHGRLREQTDDADWQPIPGGPLLREGMTDPRVPVLRARLEAAGFAGGATPGSPVDRYDAALAEAVADFQQRHGLAVDAIVGPETLEALNASPEARRAQIAVNLERMRWLAGEQKDIYLLVDVAGARIQYFRQGEAVWTARAQVGQPTRRTPLLKSEITHLTFNPTWTIPPTILRNDALPEIRRDIGYLARNRIRVLDRSGDELPPESVDWNDPGGIVLRQDAGPHSALGRVAIRFPNPFHVYLHDTPNQQLFAADRRAFSSGCVRVERAMELVDLLVADGTDGGAERAEALRAGRRTVNFDLPRPVPILIAYWTASVDDRGEVVFRPDLYGRDDALARALSARQSDRPVRPPCSFPVEARDP encoded by the coding sequence ATGCTGGCTCCGCTCGTTGCGCTGCTGCCTGCAGTGGCAACGGCCGTCGACCCCGGCGCGCAACACACCGCAGACCGGATTCGGGCGGCGCTGGTCGCGACCCCGGCGGCAATGGGTTGCACGATGCCGGCGGACTCCGGGGCCCGGTGGCGGGAGCTTGACGCGCTCACACGTTTCTATGGCGAGCGGGGTTACCGGCCCTTCTGGAGCACGGGCGATCGTCTGGACCAGCTGCTTCAGGCCCTGGACGGATTGGTCGATGACGGACTGGACCCGCGGGCGTATGGTGCCGCGGCGATCCGCGAGCGTCGGGCAGACGAGCAGCGGTCGGTGCAGGATGCCGCCTGTCTCGACCTGCTGGCGACGCATGCGTACCTGAGTGCGTTTTTCGACCTGGCCCTCGGGAACCTGGATCCGGTCCACGTGGAACCGTTGTGGCGCGCCCCGGGCATGCAGCGGCCGCGGCCGGATTGCGAGCGACTGATCGACATCGCCGTGAGCACGCCCGACGACGTGGCGGCCGGTTTGGCTCGCGCCCGTCCTGCTGCACATGAGTATCACTTGCTGCGCAAAGCTCACGGCCGGCTTCGGGAGCAGACAGACGACGCCGATTGGCAGCCCATACCGGGCGGGCCACTGTTGCGCGAGGGCATGACCGACCCGCGCGTGCCGGTGCTGCGCGCCCGGCTGGAGGCCGCGGGTTTCGCCGGAGGCGCGACCCCCGGCAGTCCGGTCGATCGCTACGACGCGGCACTGGCCGAGGCCGTCGCGGACTTCCAGCAGAGGCACGGCCTGGCGGTCGATGCGATCGTCGGGCCGGAGACGCTCGAGGCGCTGAACGCCTCGCCGGAGGCGCGGCGCGCGCAGATCGCGGTCAACCTCGAGCGGATGCGCTGGCTGGCCGGCGAGCAGAAAGATATCTACCTGCTGGTGGACGTCGCCGGGGCGCGGATCCAGTATTTCCGCCAGGGCGAGGCGGTGTGGACCGCCCGAGCCCAGGTCGGTCAGCCGACGCGCCGGACCCCGTTGCTGAAATCCGAGATCACGCACCTGACGTTCAATCCGACCTGGACCATCCCGCCGACGATCCTGCGTAACGACGCGCTGCCCGAGATCCGCCGTGACATCGGCTATCTGGCGCGCAACCGGATTCGGGTGCTCGATCGTTCCGGGGACGAACTGCCGCCGGAAAGCGTGGACTGGAACGACCCTGGTGGAATCGTGCTCCGCCAGGACGCGGGGCCGCACAGCGCGCTGGGGCGGGTCGCGATCCGGTTTCCGAATCCTTTCCATGTGTACCTGCACGACACCCCGAATCAGCAACTGTTCGCCGCCGATCGGCGTGCGTTCAGTTCCGGCTGCGTCCGCGTGGAACGGGCGATGGAACTCGTCGACCTGCTGGTCGCCGACGGGACCGATGGCGGCGCCGAGCGGGCCGAGGCGTTGCGCGCGGGCCGGCGCACCGTGAATTTCGACCTGCCGCGCCCGGTGCCGATCCTGATCGCCTACTGGACCGCCAGTGTCGACGATCGTGGCGAGGTCGTGTTCCGTCCCGATCTCTATGGACGTGACGACGCGCTTGCCCGCGCCCTGTCGGCAAGGCAATCCGACCGTCCCGTACGTCCACCCTGTTCGTTTCCGGTCGAGGCGCGGGATCCTTGA
- a CDS encoding lytic transglycosylase domain-containing protein, producing the protein MNSGLKRAAILWLAAAWGLASTALAAPVDEEGVNGLYRALDTAVARYQAGVDAIRIGQPAAGRAGIERAISDLAAAGALCAETSGCEVQRFMAAYHNLLTLRSDVLAGAAEEYVEIQPEPDPEPPQVVLQPDAAGTPAPFDGRDLAELIDLNSLVRAALHDWLTWMRPSLIDAYEHYLYLRPLMWPTYEAAGLPEALLFGILAKESGGRVHSVSRAGAAGPLQFMAHTGRRFGLRPDDGFDMRFDPTAATRANVAYLREQLAQLDGNLELTLAAYNGGEGRIRRLAAGTDDPSFWNPEIFGQLPRETQEYVPYVLAAAWLFLHPDEHGLEFPRADGDHARLELLEPMTLSELAICLGQHGTRAGWFRTLRNLNPRFEHDQRLPAGTRLAAPAALVAAYHQHCQGGPRRALAQNLHDSRDERRELLATRIYTVRSGDTLSTIASEQGCPSTRGIAQTNGIAGPRYLIRPGQKLELIGCGG; encoded by the coding sequence ATGAACTCTGGGCTGAAAAGAGCGGCCATCCTGTGGCTCGCGGCCGCATGGGGACTGGCCTCGACTGCGCTGGCCGCGCCGGTGGACGAGGAAGGCGTCAATGGCCTCTACCGGGCACTCGACACTGCGGTGGCCCGCTATCAGGCGGGAGTCGACGCGATTCGCATCGGACAGCCGGCCGCTGGCCGGGCCGGCATCGAGCGCGCCATCTCGGATCTGGCTGCCGCAGGCGCGCTGTGTGCCGAGACCTCGGGCTGCGAAGTGCAGCGCTTCATGGCCGCCTATCACAACCTGCTGACGCTGCGCAGCGATGTACTCGCGGGAGCGGCCGAGGAGTACGTGGAAATCCAACCCGAGCCCGACCCGGAACCCCCACAGGTCGTGCTGCAACCGGACGCTGCGGGCACTCCGGCTCCATTCGACGGCCGGGACCTGGCGGAACTCATCGACCTGAACAGCCTGGTCCGGGCCGCATTGCACGACTGGCTGACCTGGATGCGGCCGTCGCTGATCGACGCCTACGAGCATTACCTGTACCTGCGTCCGCTGATGTGGCCGACCTACGAGGCAGCCGGGCTGCCGGAGGCATTGCTGTTCGGCATCCTCGCAAAGGAATCGGGTGGGCGCGTGCATTCCGTGTCCCGGGCCGGGGCCGCCGGCCCGCTGCAGTTCATGGCGCACACCGGACGGCGCTTCGGGCTCCGCCCCGACGATGGCTTTGATATGCGCTTCGATCCGACGGCAGCCACGCGTGCCAACGTCGCCTATCTCAGGGAACAGCTCGCCCAGCTCGACGGCAACCTCGAGCTGACCCTCGCCGCATACAACGGCGGTGAGGGTCGTATTCGGCGGCTGGCGGCGGGCACCGACGACCCAAGCTTCTGGAACCCGGAGATCTTCGGGCAGCTGCCGCGCGAGACCCAGGAGTACGTTCCCTACGTGCTGGCAGCCGCCTGGCTGTTCCTGCATCCGGACGAGCACGGGCTCGAGTTCCCTCGTGCAGATGGCGACCACGCTCGTCTCGAACTGCTGGAACCGATGACGCTCAGTGAGCTTGCGATCTGCCTGGGCCAGCATGGCACACGCGCCGGCTGGTTCCGGACCCTGCGCAATCTCAACCCCCGCTTCGAGCACGACCAGCGCCTGCCGGCCGGCACCCGCCTGGCGGCCCCGGCTGCGCTGGTCGCTGCGTACCACCAGCATTGCCAGGGCGGTCCTCGACGCGCGCTCGCGCAGAATCTGCACGACTCGCGCGACGAGCGCCGGGAGCTGCTGGCGACGCGCATCTATACCGTGCGTTCCGGGGATACGCTGTCGACCATCGCCAGCGAGCAGGGCTGCCCCAGCACCCGGGGCATCGCCCAGACCAACGGCATCGCGGGTCCCCGGTACCTGATCCGGCCAGGACAGAAGCTGGAGCTGATCGGCTGCGGGGGCTAA